Proteins from one Malania oleifera isolate guangnan ecotype guangnan chromosome 4, ASM2987363v1, whole genome shotgun sequence genomic window:
- the LOC131153018 gene encoding uncharacterized protein LOC131153018, with the protein MVKELVDFWNPPYTCFTIDGIDMVPRIEEYTSLLHLMTQRSPYRTYVPDSRISLAWELYNLDVVKIQRTAGESKRITWKCLKEFVDLISHALLTELLEEEKGEEVQIHLFALAVYGLIIFPKELRTIDRSTISFVAQVKNGANPFPGILAETFRSLNKCRSKGQEQLKCCVPLLYVWFASHLPSNQGGYRNTFSALRIPLAEFEEAQQSVQWSKANWNEKLHKLRELGLVWQAPWMNHSNMMYRCGNFSWVPLLGPWGGIAYAPLMVRRQVGASQFVPMIHELADSDFAYEIADTQNQIRKFMVAWKHVHLLGPGDRVATVQGNYEAWHENWVNPQLKRILKVVIDHTKSPRGGMQLKLRGDPCPTEKGDARTEMEDQHARQKEALVSVYRREIKRQKNCYAQSEEEVVALRKERRRLRAALERKSQMLEDAHTENKKKSLYIQEQERQWDKQKSKYNQVLEKMEPCITKAGYWEAKFRALHKKTTQKNAEVVKS; encoded by the exons ATGGTGAAGGAATTGGTGGACTTCTGGAATCCTCCATACACGTGCTTTACAATAGATGGAATCGACATGGTTCCTAGAATTGAAGAGTACACCTCGTTACTGCATTTGATGACACAACGATCACCCTACCGTACTTATGTACCTGATTCTAGGATTTCTTTAGCATGGGAGTTGTATAACCTTGATGTGGTCAAGATTCAAAGAACGGCAGGGGAAAGCAAAAGGATCACTTGGAAATGCTTGAAGGAGTTTGTTGACCTCATaagtcacgccctg ctaacagagtTGTTGGAAGAAGAGAAAGGTGAAGAGGTTCAGATACATTTGTTCGCACTGGCCGTATATGGCCTAATTATATTTCCTAAAGAACTAAGGACCATTGATAGATCCACTATTTCTTTTGTGGCGCAAGTGAAGAATGGGGCTAATCCGTTTCCCGGGATTTTGGCAGAAACCTTTCGATCTCTCAACAAATGCAGGAGCAAAGGCCAGGAACAACTGAAATGTTGTGTACCATTACTCTATGTTTGGTTTGCCAGTCACTTGCCAAGTAACCAAGGGGGGTACCGTAACACCTTTTCAGCTCTTCGAATCCCCTTAGCCGAGTTCGAGGAGGCTCAGCAGAGTGTTCAATGGAGCAAGGCTAACTGGaatgaaaaattacacaaactGAGGGAGTTGGGATTAGTTTGGCAAGCGCCATGGATGAACCATTCCAACATGATGTATCGATGTGGAAACTTCTCGTGGGTCCCGTTATTAGGTCCATGGGGAGGAATAGCATACGCTCCTTTGATGGTAAGGAGGCAAGTGGGAGCGTCTCAGTTTGTGCCTATGATTCACGAATTAGCTGACTCAGACTTCGCATATGAAATAGCAGACACTCAAAATCAGATTAGAAAGTTCATGGTGGCTTGGAAACATGTGCACCTATTAGGTCCAGGTGATAGAGTTGCCACAGTCCAAGGAAACTATGAAGCATGGCATGAAAATTGGGTAAACCCCCAACTCAAAAGAATCCTGAAAGTCGTTATTGATCATACTAAATCACCAAGAGGGGGCATGCAATTAAAGCTACGAGGGGATCCATGCCCAACAGAAAAGGGAGATGCGAGAACAGAAATGGAAGATCAGCATGCAAGGCAAAAGGAGGCACTAGTCTCTGTCTATCGTAGGGAAATCAAGCGACAAAAAAATTGTTATGCgcaatcagaagaagaagttgtGGCACTAAGGAAGGAAAGACGAAGGCTTCGAGCAGCACTTGAACGGAAATCTCAAATGTTAGAAGATGCCcatactgaaaataaaaagaaatcgCTCTACATACAGGAGCAGGAGAGGCAGTGGGATAAGCAGAAAAGCAAGTATAATCAAGTACTAGAAAAGATGGAGCCGTGCATAACGAAAGCTGGCTACTGGGAGGCCAAGTTTCGAGCTTTGCATAAGAAGACGACACAGAAAAATGCAGAGGTTGTGAAATCATGA